A window of Rhododendron vialii isolate Sample 1 chromosome 13a, ASM3025357v1 contains these coding sequences:
- the LOC131314500 gene encoding F-box protein At4g18380-like — protein sequence GRNLSGITVYRERERETALGDEEEEVEAENQFQRLPDDLVLNIFDKLFDVKCLCRCFVVSKRFSSLIPRVQTLSVDTNILNSNWKSISDFRDEKDNSNNTQDLSFLGKFSEIFVDGLVAFEPLRFLPDLVPFPSALVFHLKQVRCLDLQLFSDFSCDDDSVFKWGAKFTPELDGVTFLYATSLSKTMKSEAEEDGDETENEIAQEEVFRRVKLAMRCLKYAVWWLGVFRHVLAKFPMLESVTITDWKNKGVKLCLGAEKLVEYRNRFHSCERTMAWIQGNVQEIIRAGYEPILQLPILDM from the coding sequence GGGAGAAACTTGTCAGGAATTACagtgtacagagagagagagagagagactgcgCTGGgcgatgaagaagaagaagtagaagcagAGAACCAGTTCCAGCGTTTGCCGGACGACCTCGTACTCAACATCTTCGACAAGCTCTTCGACGTCAAATGCCTATGCAGATGCTTCGTGGTCTCCAAGCGATTCTCTTCCCTCATCCCTCGCGTCCAAACACTCTCTGTCGACACCAATATCTTGAATTCCAATTGGAAATCCATTTCCGATTTCCGCGACGAGAAAGACAATAGTAATAATACCCAGGACTTGAGTTTCCTCGGAAAATTCTCGGAAATCTTCGTCGACGGCTTGGTGGCCTTCGAACCCCTTCGCTTCCTCCCCGATCTCGTTCCCTTTCCATCTGCTTTGGTGTTCCACTTGAAACAGGTTCGGTGTCTCGATCTCCAGCTTTTCTCCGATTTCAGCTGTGACGATGACTCTGTTTTTAAATGGGGGGCCAAATTCACCCCTGAACTTGACGGTGTCACGTTTCTCTACGCAACATCTCTCTCTAAAACGATGAAATCCGAAGCAGAAGAAGATGGAGATGAAACTGAGAATGAGATAGCCCAGGAAGAGGTTTTTCGTCGAGTAAAACTAGCCATGAGGTGCTTAAAATATGCCGTGTGGTGGCTAGGAGTCTTCCGTCATGTTCTCGCGAAATTCCCGATGCTGGAGAGCGTTACCATCACGGATTGGAAGAACAAGGGGGTGAAGCTCTGTTTGGGTGCTGAAAAGCTTGTCGAGTACAGGAATCGTTTCCATTCATGCGAAAGGACCATGGCATGGATACAAGGGAACGTTCAAGAGATCATAAGGGCTGGGTATGAGCCTATTTTACAGCTGCCGATTTTGGATATGTGA
- the LOC131314117 gene encoding F-box protein At4g18380-like — protein sequence MEHWEKKNNEEAENRFHRLPDDVIVHIFDKVSDIKWLCRCFMASKRFSSLVPRVQTLSVNSNIWDSFLKSCTDSHSEERENPQGPIFLEKFSEFFIGTLVFQPLRYFHDASYPFPFSRLNFLDLVFQLKQIRSLNLELISDFSDDDDSVFTWGVKFTAEIDSFTFLYAKSLSRTMNSEAEEDATENIEIAWKEMFHSVKVAKRCAKYAGWWLGVLSHVFAKFPILESVTITDWKNKGVKLCLGGEKLVECRNTLDTKSMISPKLADAWWREQGHARVSYLPVLQLPITGYVMKGVTFVNFKKSGKDFESNTAMLDAFAEEQGPFLEALEQILEKHKDSIKGFFYEYN from the coding sequence ATGGAGCACTGGGAGAAGAAGAATAACGAAGAAGCAGAGAACCGGTTCCATCGTCTGCCCGACGACGTCATAGTGCACATCTTCGACAAGGTCTCCGACATTAAATGGCTGTGCAGATGCTTCATGGCCTCCAAGAGATTCTCTTCCCTCGTCCCTCGCGTCCAAACACTCTCCGTCAACAGCAACATCTGGGATTCCTTCTTGAAATCCTGCACTGATTCCCAcagcgaggagagagagaatccccAAGGACCCATTTTCCTTGAAAAATTCTCCGAATTCTTCATCGGCACCTTGGTCTTCCAACCCCTTCGATACTTCCACGATGCTTCCTATCCCTTTCCTTTTTCCCGGCTGAATTTCCTTGATCTGGTGTTCCAATTGAAACAGATTCGGTCTCTGAATCTCGAGCTTATCTCCGATTTCAGCGATGACGATGATTCTGTTTTCACATGGGGGGTCAAATTCACGGCCGAAATCGACAGCTTCACGTTTCTCTATGCAAAATCCCTCTCTAGAACGATGAATTCTGAAGCAGAAGAAGATGCAACTGAGAATATTGAGATAGCTTGGAAAGAGATGTTTCATTCAGTAAAAGTAGCCAAGAGGTGTGCAAAATACGCAGGGTGGTGGCTAGGAGTCTTGTCTCATGTTTTCGCAAAATTCCCAATACTTGAGAGCGTTACCATCACGGATTGGAAGAACAAGGGGGTGAAGCTCTGTTTGGGTGGTGAAAAGCTTGTGGAATGCAGGAATACTTTGGATACAAAATCAATGATTTCGCCGAAATTGGCCGATGCATGGTGGCGAGAGCAAGGGCACGCAAGGGTTAGCTATTTGCCTGTTTTACAGCTACCAATTACTGGGTATGTGATGAAAGGGGTGACTTTTGTTAACTTCAAAAAGTCTGGTAAGGATTTTGAGTCCAATACCGCCATGTTGGATGCCTTTGCGGAGGAACAAGGTCCTTTTTTGGAAGCCTTGGAGCAGATTCTGGAAAAACATAAGGACAGCATCAAGGGATTTTTCTACGAATATAATTGA